A region of Armatimonadota bacterium DNA encodes the following proteins:
- a CDS encoding glycosyltransferase family 4 protein, with protein MARGLFLTNDFPPMVGGEARMYARICRSVPPDRVMVLAPRLPDDVLFDLHEHYPIVRVRVPISPHPVARILQIARMLLATRHLVHADDIRVLHIGHLYLGIVGLILRRWYRIPYVLYLHGGEMAPYMRSQAVRGLVQRVVAGASLVVANSRFTLNHYAALGMRPRRAEILPPVPDTRRFRPDLDPRPVRERYGLGDCRVVLTVGRLVERKGHDLVIRAIAALREEPVRYVIAGAGPEERRLRELAQALHVGDRVVFTGYVPDEELPGLYAACDVFVMPSRALEVRDGVEGFGTTFLEAGACGKPVIGGRSGGVAEAVEEGVTGLLVDPQDAEALAEALRRLLRDPELRRRMGEAGRARAERMEAAWGEAVRRMWYGALEAKP; from the coding sequence ATGGCGCGGGGGCTCTTTCTCACCAATGACTTCCCGCCCATGGTGGGTGGCGAGGCCCGGATGTATGCCCGCATCTGCCGAAGCGTACCACCCGACCGCGTGATGGTGCTGGCCCCTCGCCTCCCGGACGACGTGCTCTTCGACCTCCACGAGCACTACCCCATCGTACGGGTGCGGGTACCCATCTCCCCGCATCCCGTGGCCAGGATCCTGCAGATCGCCCGCATGCTCCTGGCGACCCGCCACCTGGTGCACGCTGACGACATCCGCGTCCTCCACATCGGACACCTGTACCTGGGAATCGTGGGCCTCATCCTCCGGCGGTGGTATCGCATCCCGTACGTCCTGTACCTGCACGGCGGGGAGATGGCGCCCTATATGCGCAGCCAGGCGGTGCGGGGCCTGGTGCAGCGGGTGGTGGCGGGTGCCAGCCTCGTGGTCGCCAATAGCCGCTTCACGCTGAACCACTACGCCGCTCTGGGCATGCGACCGCGGAGGGCGGAGATCCTCCCGCCTGTTCCCGACACCCGCCGGTTCCGGCCCGACCTGGATCCGCGTCCCGTGCGGGAGCGGTACGGCCTCGGGGATTGCCGGGTGGTGCTTACCGTGGGTCGGCTCGTGGAGCGCAAGGGGCACGACCTCGTGATCCGGGCCATCGCGGCACTGCGGGAGGAGCCCGTCCGGTACGTCATCGCGGGGGCAGGACCCGAGGAACGCCGGCTTCGGGAACTCGCGCAGGCCTTGCACGTGGGCGACCGCGTGGTCTTCACGGGCTACGTCCCGGACGAGGAGCTGCCGGGGCTGTACGCCGCGTGCGACGTGTTCGTCATGCCCAGCCGTGCCCTAGAGGTGCGGGACGGGGTCGAGGGCTTTGGCACGACGTTCCTCGAGGCGGGGGCGTGTGGAAAGCCGGTGATCGGAGGTCGGAGCGGTGGAGTAGCCGAGGCCGTGGAGGAGGGGGTCACGGGGTTGCTCGTGGATCCGCAGGATGCGGAGGCCCTGGCCGAAGCCCTCCGCCGGCTTTTGCGCGATCCGGAGCTCCGCCGCAGGATGGGTGAAGCCGGAAGGGCCCGGGCGGAGCGGATGGAGGCCGCGTGGGGGGAAGCGGTGCGCCGGATGTGGTACGGGGCTCTGGAGGCGAAGCCGTGA